From Symphalangus syndactylus isolate Jambi chromosome X, NHGRI_mSymSyn1-v2.1_pri, whole genome shotgun sequence, the proteins below share one genomic window:
- the LOC129476461 gene encoding histone H2A-Bbd type 2/3 yields MPRRRSHRGSSGAGGRGRTCSRTVRAELSFSVSQVERGLREGHYAQRLSRTAPVYLAAVIEYLTAKVLELAGNEAQNNGERNITPLLLDMVVHNNRLLSTLFDTTTISQVAPGGD; encoded by the coding sequence ATGCCGAGGAGGAGGAGCCACCGAGGGTCCTCCGGTGCTGGCGGCCGGGGGCGGACCTGCTCTCGCACCGTCCGAGCGGAGCTTTCGTTTTCGGTGAGCCAGGTGGAGCGCGGTCTACGGGAGGGCCACTACGCTCAGCGCCTGAGTCGCACGGCGCCGGTCTACCTCGCTGCGGTTATTGAGTACCTGACGGCCAAGGTCCTGGAGCTGGCGGGCAACGAGGCCCAGAACAACGGAGAGAGGAACATCACTCCCCTGctgctggacatggtggttcacaaCAACAGGCTGCTGAGCACCCTTTTCGACACAACCACCATCTCTCAAGTGGCCCCCGGCGGGGACTAG